One Campylobacter concisus DNA segment encodes these proteins:
- a CDS encoding iron transporter, with the protein MNKILSSALALSLAAGFALAGEHPIGEPVEANGMEIAAVYLQPIDMEPKGIDLAPSLADFHLEADIHAIAGNKNGFGEGEWIPYLKINYELKNLDNGKVKKGTFMPMVASDGPHYGANVKMDTGVGNYELKFHIDNPEKQGFGRHADKESGVGKWFEPFTTTYKFQWTGGPVK; encoded by the coding sequence ATGAATAAAATTCTTAGTTCAGCTCTAGCACTTAGCCTAGCAGCTGGTTTTGCACTTGCTGGAGAGCACCCAATCGGCGAGCCTGTAGAGGCTAATGGTATGGAGATAGCTGCAGTTTATTTGCAACCAATCGACATGGAACCAAAGGGTATTGACCTAGCTCCAAGCCTAGCTGATTTTCACCTAGAAGCTGACATACACGCTATTGCTGGTAATAAAAACGGCTTTGGCGAAGGTGAGTGGATCCCATACCTAAAGATTAACTACGAGCTAAAAAACCTTGATAACGGCAAAGTTAAAAAAGGTACCTTTATGCCAATGGTTGCAAGCGATGGCCCACACTATGGTGCTAACGTAAAAATGGATACAGGCGTAGGCAACTATGAGCTTAAATTCCACATTGATAATCCAGAAAAACAAGGTTTTGGTCGTCACGCTGACAAAGAGAGCGGTGTTGGTAAATGGTTTGAGCCTTTCACAACAACTTATAAATTTCAATGGACAGGTGGTCCTGTTAAATAA
- a CDS encoding FTR1 family iron permease produces the protein MNKFLKFMLIMLLPIWLVAKNDDYEQVAAQIKESLQKVITEYRAGNVEQAVSDTQNAYFGLFEDVEAGIRINLGQKKAYSMEKQFGEIRKAIKAGEAPDDVQKRIDQINSEIAEVLPVILKGHRLVGEYSDSPAQAATTDYDTSKFIPEWKVAFANLSADLDKAIASYESDKQDDAKSAIQDAKFTDYRNTQLEIAIRQHIENGKSIDADIQRKMGEAISGITNGISKDDFKTKLDEIKKLAYEAISKLPADTAKLAKVDMSDVEAASEEDSGADYTKVVQNINDKIQAAITLYKNGDVKKAMGDIQDIYFDEFEGSGMENKVGAIDVNLKTAIEATFGNLVALMKSGVDEKTLQESASKMSSQLAAALEKTSGSSSPWTLFIWALTIILREGFEALIIVAAVVAYLVKTGNAKAMGKVVYSSVGVAVILSFVMAWIMNVIFGEAAGQKRELMEGITMLVAVGLLFYVGFWLLSNAGAKKWNDYIKSHVSESISSGSSTALWWTVFLAVFREGAETVLFYQALIFGAKDSAGYSMIAAGFVIGLIVLLIVYFLFKIFAVKIPIKPFFIFTSAIIFYMSIVFVGKGVGELVEGKIFIPTIIKGLSFPDWMRDWLGLQPYYESLVPQIIMVLALIIGIVIMKSKQNKN, from the coding sequence ATGAATAAATTCTTAAAATTTATGTTAATTATGTTGTTGCCTATTTGGCTCGTGGCAAAAAACGACGACTATGAGCAAGTCGCAGCTCAGATAAAAGAGTCGTTACAAAAAGTAATAACAGAGTATAGAGCGGGCAATGTTGAACAAGCGGTCAGTGATACTCAAAACGCTTATTTTGGCTTATTTGAAGATGTCGAAGCTGGCATTAGAATAAATTTAGGTCAGAAAAAGGCTTACTCTATGGAGAAGCAATTTGGCGAGATCAGAAAGGCGATAAAAGCAGGCGAAGCGCCAGATGATGTGCAAAAAAGAATAGATCAGATCAATAGCGAGATCGCTGAAGTTCTACCAGTTATCTTAAAAGGGCATAGACTAGTTGGTGAGTATTCAGACAGCCCAGCTCAAGCTGCTACAACTGATTATGATACTTCTAAATTTATCCCTGAGTGGAAAGTGGCATTTGCAAATTTATCAGCTGATCTAGATAAAGCAATAGCAAGCTATGAGAGCGATAAGCAAGATGATGCCAAAAGTGCTATTCAAGATGCTAAATTTACAGATTACAGAAATACTCAACTTGAAATCGCTATTCGCCAGCATATAGAAAATGGTAAAAGCATAGATGCTGATATCCAAAGAAAGATGGGCGAAGCGATCAGCGGCATCACAAATGGTATAAGCAAAGATGATTTTAAAACTAAGCTAGATGAGATCAAGAAACTAGCATATGAGGCAATCTCAAAACTCCCAGCAGATACTGCAAAACTAGCAAAAGTTGATATGAGTGATGTAGAAGCAGCTTCTGAAGAAGATAGTGGTGCAGATTATACCAAAGTCGTTCAAAACATAAACGACAAAATTCAAGCTGCTATCACACTTTATAAAAATGGTGATGTAAAAAAAGCTATGGGCGATATCCAAGACATCTACTTTGATGAGTTTGAAGGTAGCGGTATGGAGAATAAAGTAGGCGCAATAGATGTAAATTTAAAAACAGCTATTGAAGCTACATTTGGCAATCTTGTAGCCCTTATGAAATCAGGTGTAGACGAAAAAACTCTTCAAGAAAGCGCAAGCAAGATGTCATCTCAGCTAGCAGCCGCACTTGAAAAAACTAGCGGTTCAAGCTCACCTTGGACGCTATTTATCTGGGCGCTAACTATAATCTTAAGAGAGGGCTTTGAAGCTCTTATCATCGTTGCAGCCGTCGTTGCATACCTTGTAAAAACTGGCAATGCTAAAGCGATGGGCAAAGTTGTTTATAGCTCAGTTGGCGTGGCTGTCATCTTAAGCTTTGTTATGGCGTGGATCATGAACGTCATCTTTGGCGAGGCAGCAGGTCAAAAAAGAGAGCTTATGGAAGGCATCACGATGCTTGTTGCAGTGGGACTTCTATTTTACGTTGGCTTCTGGCTTCTTTCAAATGCTGGCGCTAAAAAATGGAACGACTACATCAAATCACATGTATCTGAGTCTATCTCAAGTGGCTCGAGCACAGCGCTTTGGTGGACTGTATTTTTAGCGGTATTTAGAGAGGGTGCTGAAACTGTACTATTTTATCAGGCGCTTATTTTTGGAGCTAAAGATTCAGCTGGTTACTCGATGATTGCAGCTGGCTTTGTGATAGGACTTATCGTTCTTTTAATAGTCTATTTCTTATTTAAAATTTTTGCTGTTAAAATTCCTATTAAACCATTTTTTATATTTACGTCAGCTATTATCTTTTATATGTCGATCGTCTTTGTTGGCAAGGGTGTTGGCGAACTAGTTGAGGGCAAAATTTTCATCCCAACTATCATAAAAGGACTTAGCTTCCCTGACTGGATGAGAGACTGGCTAGGACTTCAGCCATATTATGAGAGCTTAGTACCTCAAATCATTATGGTGCTTGCCTTAATTATAGGCATCGTTATCATGAAATCAAAACAAAATAAAAACTAA
- the fdh3B gene encoding formate dehydrogenase FDH3 subunit beta, giving the protein MARMKFFVDTNRCISCYGCQVACSSAHELPVGIYRRKVITLHDGIEGKEVSTTIACQHCTDAPCEQVCPVDCFYIRADGIVLHDKNICIGCGYCLYACPFGAPQFPKDGAFGVKGVMDKCTMCAGGPEPTNSHEERELYGQNRMAEGKVPMCAAVCATNALLVGDAAEVSNVYRKRVMLRNTGLNA; this is encoded by the coding sequence ATGGCAAGAATGAAATTTTTCGTAGATACTAATAGATGCATTAGTTGTTATGGTTGCCAAGTTGCTTGCTCTTCTGCTCATGAACTTCCAGTGGGAATTTATAGAAGGAAGGTCATTACGCTTCACGATGGTATCGAAGGTAAAGAGGTTTCAACTACCATTGCATGCCAACACTGTACTGATGCACCTTGTGAGCAAGTTTGCCCGGTTGATTGTTTCTACATTAGAGCTGATGGCATCGTGCTTCATGATAAAAATATATGCATAGGCTGTGGTTACTGCTTATATGCTTGTCCGTTTGGTGCACCACAGTTCCCTAAAGATGGAGCATTTGGTGTAAAGGGCGTTATGGATAAATGTACAATGTGTGCAGGCGGTCCAGAGCCAACAAACTCACACGAGGAGAGAGAGCTTTACGGTCAAAATAGAATGGCTGAAGGAAAAGTGCCTATGTGTGCGGCTGTTTGTGCTACAAATGCACTTTTAGTTGGAGATGCGGCTGAAGTATCAAATGTATATCGCAAACGCGTTATGCTAAGAAATACTGGGCTAAATGCCTAA